In uncultured Bacteroides sp., the following proteins share a genomic window:
- a CDS encoding 50S ribosomal protein L25/general stress protein Ctc, translated as MKSIEIKGTLRNEFGKKGSRAIRKTDSVPCVLYGQGESIHFTVTNDSLRNLVYSPDIYLVNLDIEGKEVKAILKDIQFHPVKDNILHVDFYQIDEAKPIVMEVPVALEGLAEGVKAGGKLTLQLRKLKVKALFNTIPEKLVVNVSTLGLGKTTQVGDLSFEGLELLTAKEAVVCAVKLTRVARGLAAAAGK; from the coding sequence ATGAAATCAATTGAAATCAAAGGAACTTTGAGAAACGAGTTCGGAAAGAAAGGTTCTCGTGCAATTCGTAAAACTGACAGTGTACCATGTGTTCTTTACGGACAAGGTGAAAGCATTCACTTTACAGTTACAAATGACTCTCTTCGTAACTTGGTATATTCACCAGATATCTATTTAGTAAACTTAGACATTGAAGGTAAAGAGGTTAAAGCTATCTTGAAAGACATTCAATTTCACCCAGTAAAAGATAATATTCTTCACGTTGACTTTTACCAGATCGACGAAGCAAAACCAATCGTAATGGAAGTTCCAGTAGCTCTTGAAGGTTTGGCAGAAGGTGTTAAAGCCGGTGGTAAGTTAACACTTCAATTACGTAAACTTAAAGTTAAAGCTTTATTCAACACTATTCCTGAAAAGTTGGTTGTCAACGTTTCTACATTAGGATTAGGTAAAACAACTCAGGTTGGAGATCTTTCATTCGAAGGTCTTGAATTATTAACTGCTAAGGAAGCTGTTGTTTGTGCTGTTAAGTTGACTCGTGTAGCAAGAGGTCTTGCTGCTGCAGCCGGAAAATAA
- a CDS encoding endonuclease VIII, which yields MIEIPEAIVLSDQLNGAIKGKVITDVVAAYSPHKFAFFYGDPQNYVSLLMGERICESSPRGGLVEIRTEKARIVFGDGANLNYYSPDSKLPQKHQLLIGFDDNSFLTVSVQMYAGIWAFPENTMDHPYYLVAGEKPFVLSDMFSKDYFLSMISEEALKNKSVKALLATEQRIPGLGNGTLQDILFNAGIHPKKKTQDLSEQQKEQLFFSIKSTISEMCELGGRDTEKDLFGASGRYKTRLSKNTVGKPCDKCGSIIMKESYMGGSIYYCKECQPL from the coding sequence ATGATTGAAATACCTGAAGCTATTGTATTGTCTGATCAATTGAATGGAGCAATAAAAGGGAAAGTTATTACAGATGTTGTTGCAGCATATTCCCCTCATAAATTTGCTTTCTTCTATGGTGACCCTCAGAATTATGTATCATTATTGATGGGTGAAAGAATTTGTGAATCCTCTCCCCGGGGAGGCTTGGTAGAAATCCGTACTGAAAAAGCACGTATTGTTTTCGGTGATGGAGCTAATCTCAATTATTATTCTCCGGATAGCAAGTTACCGCAGAAACATCAGCTCCTGATAGGTTTTGATGATAATTCATTTCTTACTGTATCTGTACAAATGTATGCTGGTATATGGGCTTTTCCTGAAAATACCATGGATCATCCTTATTATCTGGTGGCGGGAGAAAAACCTTTTGTGTTGTCGGATATGTTTAGCAAGGATTATTTTCTGAGTATGATCTCTGAAGAAGCCTTAAAGAATAAGTCGGTTAAAGCACTTTTAGCTACAGAGCAACGTATTCCTGGACTTGGGAATGGTACATTGCAGGATATTCTTTTTAATGCCGGAATACATCCAAAGAAAAAAACTCAGGATCTGAGCGAACAACAGAAAGAACAATTGTTTTTCTCCATTAAGAGCACTATATCTGAAATGTGTGAACTGGGTGGACGTGATACTGAAAAAGATTTGTTTGGAGCTTCTGGCAGATATAAAACAAGACTTTCCAAAAATACAGTGGGAAAGCCTTGCGATAAATGTGGTAGTATAATAATGAAAGAGAGTTATATGGGTGGAAGTATCTACTATTGTAAAGAATGCCAGCCCTTATAA
- a CDS encoding HIT family protein, whose amino-acid sequence MSDPKDCLYCQNNQTLHDLMIEIAQLSVSRVFLFKEQTYRGRCLVAYKDHINDLFELSDEDRNAFMADVAKVTRAMDKAFHPAKINYGAYSDKLSHLHFHLAPKYVDGPDFGGTFTMNPGKVYLSDAEYQELIDAVKANL is encoded by the coding sequence ATGAGTGATCCAAAAGACTGTCTGTATTGTCAAAACAATCAGACTTTACACGATTTAATGATTGAAATTGCACAGTTAAGCGTATCAAGAGTTTTTCTTTTTAAAGAACAAACCTATCGTGGACGTTGCCTGGTTGCATACAAAGACCATATAAATGATCTTTTTGAATTGAGTGACGAAGATCGTAATGCTTTTATGGCCGACGTAGCTAAAGTAACCCGTGCAATGGATAAAGCTTTCCACCCTGCAAAGATTAACTATGGTGCTTACTCTGATAAGTTGTCTCACTTACACTTTCACTTAGCTCCAAAATATGTGGATGGACCTGACTTTGGCGGAACATTTACAATGAACCCTGGTAAAGTTTACCTGAGCGATGCAGAATATCAGGAACTGATTGATGCAGTAAAAGCAAATCTGTAA
- a CDS encoding cation:proton antiporter yields the protein MSHLPNLIADLALILISAGIITLLFKKLKQPLVLGYIVAGFLTGSHSFIPTATIFDTSNIQTWADIGVIFLLFALGLEFSFKKILKVGGTAVIAACTIIFCMIIVGIVVGISFGWHKMDCIFLGGMIAMSSTTIIYKAFDDLGLRKKKFAGLVLGVLILEDILAIVLMVVLSTMAVSNNFQGKDLIESLGKLVFFLVLWFVVGIFLIPGFLKRTRSLMSDETLMIVALGMCFGMVVLASQVGFSPAFGAFIMGSILAETIEAEHIEHLVKPVKDLFGAIFFVSVGMMVDPAMIVEYALPIAVISLVVIIGQSVFGTFGVLLSGQPLKTAMQCGFSLTQIGEFAFIIASLGVSLNVTSHFLYPIVVAVSVITTFLTPYMIRLAEPASNKAEHALPRSWKRFLDRYSSGSQTVNYESNWKKLLLAMARNIVIYSIISIATIALSFRFVVPLFESQLPHFWSSLAASIFTIICISPFLRAIVVKKNHSEEFTTLWDDSRVNRGPLVSTIILRVVIAVVFVAFVIAHFFKSSVGIIVGVAVILVFVMIYSRVLKKHSILIERKFLQNLRLRDMHAEYMGNKKPAYAGSLLSRDLHLTDFEIPCNSVWAGKTLSELNLGKKYGVHIVSILRGKLRINIPGASVRLFPLDKIQTIGTDEQLNVFSEQMMQTESSCENVDIESSLMTLKQFMIDSRSGFLGKSIRESGIRDNYKCLIVGMERNGNSLRTPDVNVPFQEGDVVWVVGEKEDVYQLVSQKN from the coding sequence ATGTCGCATTTACCGAATCTTATAGCGGACTTAGCGTTAATTCTTATATCAGCTGGGATAATAACGTTGTTATTTAAGAAGTTAAAACAGCCATTAGTGCTGGGGTATATTGTTGCGGGATTCCTTACCGGATCGCATTCCTTTATTCCTACAGCTACTATATTTGATACCTCAAACATTCAGACCTGGGCTGATATAGGTGTTATCTTCCTCCTTTTTGCTTTAGGACTGGAATTCAGTTTCAAGAAAATACTGAAAGTAGGCGGAACGGCGGTTATTGCTGCCTGTACCATTATCTTTTGTATGATTATAGTGGGGATAGTCGTCGGAATAAGTTTTGGATGGCACAAGATGGATTGCATTTTCCTTGGAGGTATGATTGCGATGTCTTCTACAACCATTATCTATAAAGCCTTTGATGATTTGGGGCTGAGGAAAAAGAAATTTGCAGGTCTTGTGCTTGGTGTTCTAATCCTTGAAGATATTCTGGCTATCGTTCTTATGGTGGTTCTTTCTACTATGGCGGTAAGCAACAACTTTCAGGGGAAGGATCTTATAGAGAGTCTTGGAAAACTGGTCTTCTTCCTTGTCCTTTGGTTTGTAGTCGGGATATTCCTTATCCCTGGCTTCCTTAAGAGAACGCGTAGCCTGATGAGTGACGAAACACTTATGATCGTTGCTTTGGGGATGTGTTTCGGTATGGTGGTACTTGCCTCTCAGGTAGGATTCTCACCAGCCTTCGGAGCTTTCATTATGGGCTCTATTTTAGCAGAAACCATTGAGGCTGAACATATAGAACATCTGGTGAAACCGGTAAAGGATCTGTTTGGCGCAATCTTCTTCGTCTCCGTTGGTATGATGGTAGATCCGGCAATGATTGTAGAATACGCCTTGCCCATAGCTGTTATCTCTTTAGTAGTTATTATTGGTCAGTCAGTCTTTGGAACTTTTGGAGTTTTGCTTTCCGGTCAGCCGCTGAAGACTGCCATGCAGTGCGGCTTTAGTTTGACACAGATTGGCGAGTTCGCTTTCATTATAGCCTCTCTGGGGGTAAGTCTGAACGTAACCAGTCATTTCCTTTATCCTATCGTGGTAGCTGTATCAGTAATCACCACATTCCTTACTCCATACATGATTCGTTTGGCCGAACCGGCTTCCAATAAAGCCGAGCATGCATTGCCTCGTTCATGGAAACGTTTCCTCGACCGTTATTCATCCGGTTCGCAAACAGTGAACTATGAAAGTAACTGGAAAAAGCTACTTCTGGCTATGGCACGCAATATTGTGATATATTCAATTATTTCCATTGCAACAATTGCATTATCTTTCCGGTTTGTGGTTCCATTGTTTGAAAGCCAGTTACCTCATTTCTGGAGCTCGCTTGCAGCATCAATATTTACTATTATCTGTATCTCTCCATTCCTGCGGGCAATAGTGGTAAAGAAGAACCATTCGGAGGAGTTTACAACGCTTTGGGATGACAGCCGGGTGAACCGTGGTCCGCTGGTTTCTACAATAATTCTGCGTGTGGTAATAGCTGTTGTCTTTGTTGCATTTGTTATAGCTCATTTCTTTAAATCGTCTGTTGGTATTATTGTGGGAGTGGCTGTAATCCTGGTGTTTGTGATGATCTATTCCAGAGTATTAAAGAAACATTCCATCCTCATTGAGCGTAAGTTTCTTCAGAATCTGCGGTTACGTGATATGCATGCGGAATATATGGGAAATAAAAAGCCTGCTTACGCTGGTAGTTTGCTTTCGCGTGATTTGCATCTCACTGATTTTGAAATTCCTTGCAATTCGGTTTGGGCGGGCAAAACTCTTTCAGAACTAAACCTTGGAAAAAAATATGGTGTGCATATCGTTTCCATTCTTCGCGGAAAGCTACGGATTAATATTCCGGGGGCTTCTGTCAGACTCTTTCCTCTTGACAAGATACAGACAATAGGTACCGATGAACAGCTGAATGTGTTCAGTGAACAAATGATGCAAACGGAATCTTCCTGTGAAAATGTTGACATTGAAAGTAGTTTGATGACACTGAAACAGTTTATGATTGATTCCCGTTCCGGCTTTTTAGGAAAATCAATTCGTGAATCGGGCATAAGGGATAACTATAAGTGCCTGATTGTGGGAATGGAACGCAATGGAAACTCTTTGAGAACCCCCGATGTGAATGTTCCTTTTCAGGAGGGCGACGTGGTATGGGTTGTTGGCGAAAAAGAGGATGTTTACCAATTAGTAAGTCAAAAGAACTAA
- a CDS encoding RNA-binding S4 domain-containing protein: MAEARIDKWMWATRIFKTRTIAAEACKKGRVTINGSFVKAARSIKPGDIIQVKKPPITYSFKVLQTIEKRVGAKLVPEYMQNVTTPDQYELLEMSKISGFVDRARGTGRPTKKDRREIEGFTDPEFMDGFDFEFDFNSED; encoded by the coding sequence ATGGCCGAAGCGAGAATTGACAAATGGATGTGGGCTACGCGTATATTCAAAACGCGCACTATTGCCGCCGAAGCATGTAAAAAAGGTCGTGTTACTATTAACGGTTCATTTGTAAAAGCCGCACGTTCCATTAAACCAGGTGATATTATCCAGGTAAAGAAGCCACCTATCACCTATTCTTTTAAAGTGCTGCAAACAATAGAGAAGCGAGTTGGAGCAAAACTCGTTCCTGAATACATGCAGAATGTTACGACTCCTGACCAATACGAACTTCTTGAAATGAGTAAAATCAGTGGTTTCGTGGATAGGGCACGAGGTACCGGACGGCCAACTAAAAAAGATCGCCGGGAAATAGAAGGTTTCACTGATCCAGAGTTTATGGATGGTTTTGATTTCGAATTTGATTTTAATTCAGAAGACTAA
- the pth gene encoding aminoacyl-tRNA hydrolase: MKYLIVGLGNIGEEYRDTRHNIGFNVLDALAKASNIVFTDGRYGATTTLSIKGRTLILLKPSTYMNLSGNAVRYYMQKEKIALENVLVVVDDLALPFGTLRLKGKGSDAGHNGLKHIAATLGTENYARLRFGIGNDFPRGGQIDFVLGNFTEEDMKTMDERLEMAGEIVKTFCLAGISLAMNQYNKK, translated from the coding sequence ATGAAATACTTGATTGTAGGATTGGGTAATATCGGTGAAGAATACCGGGATACTCGTCACAACATAGGATTTAATGTATTGGACGCCCTTGCAAAGGCGTCCAATATTGTTTTTACCGATGGACGTTACGGTGCTACCACTACCCTATCGATAAAAGGTCGTACGCTAATTTTGCTCAAGCCATCTACTTACATGAATTTGAGTGGTAATGCTGTGCGATATTATATGCAAAAAGAAAAGATTGCTCTGGAGAATGTACTTGTTGTGGTTGATGATCTTGCATTGCCTTTCGGTACTCTCAGATTAAAAGGTAAAGGAAGCGATGCCGGACATAATGGATTAAAACACATTGCTGCCACGCTTGGCACAGAAAACTATGCACGCCTGCGTTTTGGTATTGGAAACGATTTTCCACGCGGCGGACAAATAGACTTTGTACTTGGGAATTTTACCGAAGAGGATATGAAAACCATGGACGAAAGACTGGAAATGGCTGGCGAAATTGTAAAGACTTTCTGCCTTGCAGGAATTTCTCTCGCCATGAATCAATATAATAAAAAGTAA